The uncultured Desulfobacter sp. genome has a segment encoding these proteins:
- a CDS encoding response regulator, translated as MQVLDHPVQILFYHLVFMDWHLPGMDGIEAANQIQQHSTTPTATIIMVSAYRKETVFKAANATGIDVFLEKPINPSLFYNDLVETFEEGVRKDYHRQVDTSSLKDQLTTLNASAILLKYICRKCDPLSLSSARGPYGSPAKDSVIKIPEFISIDKDMGLKHIMGNSALYSRLLKDFAREYKNGATTLVSLLAEDREAAERLAHTIKGLSATGT; from the coding sequence TTGCAGGTCCTGGATCATCCGGTACAGATCCTGTTTTATCATCTGGTATTCATGGACTGGCATCTGCCGGGCATGGACGGCATTGAAGCCGCCAACCAGATCCAGCAGCACAGCACCACACCGACGGCCACAATTATCATGGTCTCGGCCTACCGCAAGGAGACGGTTTTCAAGGCTGCCAATGCCACAGGCATTGATGTGTTCCTGGAAAAGCCCATCAACCCCTCGTTGTTTTACAATGACCTGGTGGAGACATTTGAAGAGGGGGTAAGAAAAGATTACCATCGCCAGGTGGATACCTCCTCGCTCAAGGACCAGCTGACAACCCTTAACGCCAGTGCCATCCTGCTGAAATATATCTGCCGGAAATGCGATCCCCTGTCGTTATCGTCTGCCCGAGGCCCGTACGGATCGCCCGCCAAAGATTCGGTCATTAAGATTCCTGAGTTTATCAGTATTGACAAAGACATGGGACTTAAACACATTATGGGAAATTCCGCCCTTTACAGCAGGCTGCTTAAGGATTTTGCCCGGGAGTATAAAAACGGGGCTACAACCCTGGTCAGTCTGCTGGCCGAAGACAGGGAGGCAGCCGAACGTCTGGCCCATACCATTAAAGGGCTTTCCGCCACAGGCACTTGA
- a CDS encoding acyl-CoA dehydrogenase family protein has product MTLFNPKTATFDHLDSASKAIMEKTIHYFESRGKKQLKSDSHERIWYDDFITFIKENQIFATLLTPARYAGDNKEARWDTRRICDFNEILGFYNLAHWYTWQVSILGLGPIWMSKNEAIKEKTADMLKQGHIFAFGLSEKNHGADLYSSDMTLTPLGEGQYVADGGKYYIGNGNKAGIVATFGKNSETDEYVFFAADPTHDNYDLVKNVVNWEGYVAEYNLSGYPVTDDDIMSTGQDAWDSALNTVNVGKFNLGWASIGICTHAFYEGLNHAANRNLYGKWVTDFPHIRQIFVDACTRLCAMKLFATRAQDYFRSASKDDRRYLLYNPMVKMKVTSQGEEVIDLIWDVIAARGFEKDTYFEVATSDIRSLPKLEGTVHVNMALIVKFMANYFFNPGTFPDIGKQDDPACDEFLFNQGPTRGLGKIQFHDPNLAYDSVDLPNVNIFKEQIKILKQMLATAAPDKAQAGNMDFLLTLGELFTLVAYGQLLIEKYNMDKFDTDLLEQIFDFMVRDFSKFALSLYSKTDTTEAQMALCLEMIKKAGKRSGTV; this is encoded by the coding sequence ATGACTTTGTTCAATCCAAAGACTGCTACCTTTGACCATCTTGATTCCGCTTCCAAAGCCATCATGGAAAAGACCATCCACTATTTTGAAAGCCGGGGCAAAAAGCAGCTGAAATCTGATTCCCATGAACGTATCTGGTATGATGATTTTATCACCTTTATAAAGGAAAATCAGATTTTTGCCACCCTTCTGACCCCTGCCAGATATGCCGGTGACAACAAAGAGGCCCGCTGGGACACACGGCGGATCTGTGATTTTAATGAAATTCTCGGCTTTTACAACCTGGCCCACTGGTACACCTGGCAGGTTTCCATCCTGGGGCTTGGCCCCATCTGGATGTCAAAAAATGAAGCGATAAAAGAAAAAACGGCTGATATGCTTAAGCAGGGGCATATCTTTGCCTTTGGGCTCTCTGAAAAGAATCACGGGGCCGACCTCTACTCCTCGGACATGACCCTGACCCCCTTAGGGGAAGGGCAGTATGTGGCAGACGGCGGGAAATACTATATCGGCAACGGCAACAAGGCAGGTATTGTGGCCACATTCGGCAAGAATTCAGAAACCGATGAATATGTATTTTTTGCCGCTGATCCCACACATGACAACTATGATCTTGTGAAGAATGTTGTGAACTGGGAAGGGTATGTGGCTGAATACAACTTAAGCGGTTATCCGGTCACGGATGACGATATCATGTCCACAGGCCAGGATGCCTGGGACAGCGCCCTGAACACCGTGAATGTGGGAAAATTCAACCTGGGCTGGGCATCCATAGGCATCTGCACCCACGCCTTTTACGAAGGTCTGAACCATGCCGCCAACCGTAATCTTTACGGCAAATGGGTCACAGATTTCCCCCACATCCGCCAGATCTTTGTGGACGCCTGCACAAGGCTTTGTGCCATGAAGCTGTTTGCCACAAGAGCTCAGGATTACTTCAGAAGCGCCTCCAAAGACGACCGCAGATATCTGCTGTACAACCCCATGGTCAAAATGAAGGTGACCAGCCAGGGCGAAGAGGTGATTGATCTGATCTGGGATGTGATTGCGGCAAGGGGCTTTGAAAAAGATACTTATTTTGAGGTGGCCACATCAGACATCCGCTCCCTGCCCAAGCTTGAAGGCACGGTGCATGTCAACATGGCACTGATTGTCAAATTTATGGCCAACTATTTTTTCAACCCCGGCACATTTCCTGACATCGGCAAGCAGGATGACCCTGCCTGCGACGAGTTTCTGTTCAACCAGGGCCCCACCCGGGGCCTTGGCAAGATCCAGTTCCATGATCCAAACCTTGCCTATGACAGTGTGGATCTGCCCAACGTCAATATATTTAAAGAACAGATTAAGATCCTTAAACAGATGCTGGCAACGGCGGCCCCGGACAAGGCCCAGGCCGGCAACATGGATTTCCTTTTGACCCTGGGGGAACTGTTCACCCTGGTGGCATACGGCCAGCTGCTCATCGAAAAATACAACATGGACAAATTTGACACCGACCTTCTTGAACAGATTTTTGACTTCATGGTCCGGGATTTCTCTAAATTTGCCCTGAGCCTCTATTCAAAAACAGATACCACCGAGGCCCAGATGGCACTCTGCCTGGAAATGATCAAAAAAGCCGGTAAAAGATCAGGAACGGTTTAA
- a CDS encoding branched-chain amino acid aminotransferase, with translation MEVKVTRASKTGTRPKDEDLGFGTVFTDHMFVMDYKEGQGWCDARIEPYGTFSVSPAAMVLHYGQAVFEGLKAYKTESGKVQLFRARDNFARMNRSAKGLCIPGIDVDFVMDALKKLVKIEKDWIPETMGTSLYIRPFMFATDPYLGVRAAHTYRFFIILSPVGSYYAQGLQPVKIWVCEDHVRAVRGGVGEFKTPGNYAASLLAGEKAKEEGYNQVLWLDGIELKYIEEVGAMNIFFVINDELVTPVLNGSILPGITRYSVIDLAKKWGMKVSERKISIDEVLAAHDNGTLKEVFGSGTAAVVSPVGEIRYKDRVINIGDGNPGETCMKFYNALTAIQYGQAEDTEGWIEFVE, from the coding sequence ATGGAGGTTAAAGTTACCCGGGCGTCTAAAACGGGGACCCGGCCCAAAGATGAGGACCTGGGATTTGGTACGGTGTTTACCGACCATATGTTTGTTATGGATTATAAAGAGGGGCAGGGCTGGTGCGATGCCCGCATTGAACCCTACGGCACTTTTTCGGTCTCTCCTGCGGCCATGGTGCTGCACTATGGACAGGCCGTATTTGAAGGGCTGAAAGCCTATAAAACAGAATCCGGCAAAGTGCAGCTTTTCAGAGCCCGGGATAATTTTGCCCGCATGAACCGGTCTGCAAAAGGGCTTTGCATTCCAGGAATTGATGTGGATTTCGTGATGGATGCCCTTAAGAAGCTGGTCAAAATCGAAAAGGACTGGATCCCGGAAACCATGGGGACTTCGCTTTATATCCGTCCCTTTATGTTTGCCACAGACCCGTATCTTGGCGTAAGGGCCGCCCATACTTATCGTTTTTTTATCATTCTTTCTCCAGTGGGGTCATACTATGCCCAGGGGCTGCAGCCTGTAAAAATCTGGGTGTGTGAAGATCATGTCAGGGCCGTGCGCGGCGGCGTGGGGGAATTCAAGACCCCTGGCAACTATGCCGCAAGCCTTCTGGCCGGCGAAAAAGCAAAAGAGGAAGGATACAACCAGGTCCTGTGGCTGGACGGCATTGAACTCAAATACATTGAGGAAGTCGGGGCCATGAATATCTTTTTTGTTATCAATGATGAACTGGTCACGCCTGTGCTCAACGGCAGCATCCTGCCCGGCATTACCCGGTATTCCGTCATTGATCTGGCCAAAAAATGGGGCATGAAAGTCAGTGAACGCAAGATCAGCATTGATGAAGTCCTTGCCGCACATGACAACGGCACTCTGAAAGAGGTGTTCGGGTCCGGTACTGCAGCTGTTGTTTCCCCGGTAGGGGAGATCCGGTATAAAGACCGCGTCATCAATATTGGTGACGGAAATCCCGGTGAAACCTGCATGAAATTTTACAATGCCCTGACAGCCATTCAATACGGACAGGCAGAAGATACTGAAGGCTGGATTGAATTTGTAGAGTAG
- a CDS encoding XRE family transcriptional regulator gives MAKKKEIPHVGTRIRRARLDKKISLDAMANETGLSKDQIKNIESGEQRPSVGTLLQISRTLQLDSGFLLKEQDDSTEARADAYTKRTDNYAYTPLSPGAENNHLKAFRIVVEAGMSHEGVGFQHEGEEFAYVLDGEVEIQVGDHVNTLKTGDSLHFNSGIKHDLRNVGPRNAELIVVVYAP, from the coding sequence ATGGCTAAAAAGAAGGAAATTCCCCACGTAGGAACACGAATCAGGCGGGCCAGGCTTGACAAGAAAATCAGCCTGGACGCCATGGCAAACGAAACCGGTTTGTCAAAGGATCAGATCAAAAACATCGAAAGCGGAGAGCAGCGGCCCTCAGTGGGCACGCTGCTCCAGATCTCACGCACCCTGCAGCTGGATTCCGGCTTCCTGCTTAAAGAGCAGGATGATTCCACAGAAGCCAGGGCCGATGCCTATACCAAGCGTACGGATAACTATGCCTACACTCCTTTAAGCCCTGGCGCGGAAAACAACCACTTAAAGGCGTTCCGCATTGTTGTGGAGGCGGGTATGTCCCATGAAGGTGTCGGCTTTCAGCACGAAGGCGAGGAGTTTGCCTATGTGCTTGACGGCGAAGTGGAAATCCAGGTGGGGGATCATGTCAATACCTTGAAAACAGGAGATTCCCTTCATTTCAATTCCGGGATCAAGCATGACCTGCGCAATGTCGGCCCAAGAAATGCCGAACTCATTGTGGTGGTTTATGCCCCCTGA
- a CDS encoding acyl-CoA dehydrogenase yields MLFKLTDEQVMIQNMVREFSRKVVGPAAAERDKTREFPAENFRQMGELGLMGMMVPVEYGGEGADAVSYVLALSEIAYSCASTSVVMSVQNSIVCESLCKFGTEDQKQEFLVPLASGEIIGAFALTEPDAGSDPVSQATTARKEGGEYIINGTKRFITSGENSSVVLVTAKTDESLGHRGISCFIVPKGTPGFTVGHHEDKMGLRASDTTDLIFEECRVPAANILGKEGDGFKIAMSGLDSGRIGIAAQSLGVAQAAFDAAVKYAKGRKQFGVSITKHQAIRFQVADMATQIEAARQLVFSAASMKDRKEPFTREASMAKLFASEMVQDITARAIQMHGGYGFTKDYEVERYYRDARVFTIYEGTSEIQRIVISNAVLKDKRKP; encoded by the coding sequence ATGTTATTCAAGCTAACTGATGAACAGGTGATGATCCAGAATATGGTCCGCGAGTTCTCACGCAAGGTGGTGGGGCCTGCAGCCGCAGAGAGGGATAAAACCAGAGAGTTCCCGGCAGAGAATTTCAGACAGATGGGGGAATTAGGGCTGATGGGCATGATGGTGCCTGTGGAATATGGCGGAGAAGGGGCGGACGCGGTTTCCTATGTCCTGGCCCTGTCTGAAATCGCCTATTCCTGTGCCTCCACATCCGTTGTGATGTCAGTTCAGAACTCCATTGTGTGCGAGTCTTTATGTAAATTCGGCACAGAAGATCAAAAGCAGGAATTCCTTGTACCCCTGGCATCGGGTGAGATTATCGGGGCCTTTGCCCTGACCGAGCCTGATGCCGGTTCCGATCCGGTCAGCCAGGCCACCACGGCTCGTAAAGAGGGGGGTGAATATATAATTAACGGCACCAAGCGATTTATCACCTCAGGGGAAAATTCTTCGGTGGTGCTTGTCACGGCCAAGACCGATGAAAGTCTGGGCCACAGGGGGATATCCTGCTTTATCGTGCCCAAGGGAACGCCCGGATTTACCGTGGGGCACCATGAAGATAAAATGGGGCTGCGGGCGTCGGACACCACCGACCTGATCTTTGAGGAGTGCCGGGTGCCGGCCGCCAATATCCTGGGCAAAGAGGGAGACGGCTTTAAAATTGCCATGTCCGGGCTGGACAGCGGCCGGATCGGCATCGCCGCTCAGTCCCTCGGGGTGGCCCAGGCCGCCTTTGATGCCGCTGTTAAGTATGCAAAAGGCCGTAAACAGTTCGGGGTCTCCATCACCAAACACCAGGCCATCCGTTTTCAGGTGGCAGATATGGCAACCCAGATCGAAGCGGCCCGCCAGCTTGTTTTTTCCGCAGCATCCATGAAAGACAGAAAGGAACCCTTTACCCGGGAGGCCTCCATGGCCAAGCTCTTTGCCTCGGAGATGGTGCAGGACATTACGGCCCGGGCCATTCAGATGCATGGCGGGTACGGCTTTACCAAGGATTATGAGGTGGAGCGATATTACAGGGATGCCCGGGTATTTACGATTTACGAAGGGACCAGTGAGATCCAGCGTATTGTCATTTCAAATGCTGTGCTCAAGGATAAACGCAAACCCTAA
- a CDS encoding response regulator, which translates to MFLPLMVPSVLSSAMAAVFSATALALFYIFLSSATCPGFRSWTLTFFLAAAAATCHSVSSLLFSHTGPNGIHILLIFAASLLYDGFRQTAGLKSKIKSLLWADFAAGFAVIILDRLFPGAPSGTFLISVSAGIYTALTLRLVILGTDAPSSPIRQWVTTGVMGVFCLSCWIRAVCLVRYCVWREDPLAPTSFEAAWLPLFLSCGSILMAAVLIRLNQAFIEDQATRRQRILEEARQDAENTARAKSEFLANMSHEIRTPMNGIVGMIDILAGTALNAEQKDFAKSAMESADALLRLLNDILDFSKMEAGMMETEFIDFNLTVTLDSFSDMMGVKAYEKGIEFGCLVDPDVPVFLNGDPGRLRQILTNLAGNSIKFTDKGEVFVQVTRKADKTDNGVELLFSVKDTGIGIAKDKIDSLFDSYTQADASVTRKYGGTGLGLAISKQLTELMGGRIWAESKEGQGTTFFFTSVFKQSASPAQEADLGLDIRGKSILVVDDNPMNQKVLNAFLTSMECSFHGVRDGFAALKLLSEQPDRFDLAIIDFQASGIPGSELGRKIRETHSAEKLALVMIASAGRRGDADKLKHIGFQGFLTKPVKKAQVLDCIRTVLNPEHGGTLVTRYTLKEMRHQADRTGAQARHILLVEDNKINQKVVTKMLETLGHKVSIAVNGQEAVNAVKDHFDVFDLILMDNQMPVMGGEEACRRIRAMEQNSPFHTPIIALTANAMKGDRERFLSAGMDGYLSKPVKKNDLAETLAEIL; encoded by the coding sequence CTTCCGCCATGGCAGCTGTTTTTTCCGCCACTGCACTGGCCCTGTTTTATATTTTTTTGTCGTCAGCCACCTGCCCGGGATTCAGGTCCTGGACCCTGACCTTTTTTCTGGCAGCGGCTGCTGCGACCTGTCATTCAGTTTCCTCTCTGTTGTTTTCACATACAGGGCCAAACGGTATACATATTTTGCTCATTTTCGCTGCCAGCCTGCTTTATGACGGGTTCAGGCAGACGGCAGGACTGAAATCTAAAATAAAATCCTTGTTATGGGCAGACTTTGCGGCAGGTTTTGCTGTGATTATCCTTGACCGGCTTTTCCCCGGGGCTCCGTCCGGCACCTTTTTAATATCTGTCTCCGCGGGCATATACACCGCCCTGACCCTGCGCCTGGTGATCCTTGGTACCGACGCCCCCTCTTCCCCGATACGCCAATGGGTCACCACCGGTGTAATGGGTGTTTTCTGCCTCTCCTGCTGGATTAGGGCTGTCTGCCTTGTACGTTATTGCGTGTGGCGTGAAGACCCGCTTGCCCCTACGTCTTTTGAAGCCGCATGGCTGCCGCTTTTTTTATCCTGCGGGAGTATTCTTATGGCAGCAGTTCTTATCCGGCTTAACCAGGCCTTTATTGAGGACCAGGCAACCCGCCGGCAAAGAATACTTGAAGAGGCCAGGCAGGATGCTGAAAATACTGCCCGGGCCAAATCCGAATTCCTGGCCAACATGAGTCATGAAATAAGAACGCCCATGAACGGTATTGTGGGCATGATTGATATTCTGGCAGGAACGGCCCTGAATGCCGAACAAAAGGATTTTGCAAAATCCGCCATGGAAAGTGCGGATGCCCTGCTGCGCCTGCTCAACGACATTCTGGATTTTTCCAAGATGGAAGCCGGCATGATGGAGACCGAATTCATTGACTTCAACCTCACTGTCACCCTGGACTCATTTTCAGACATGATGGGGGTCAAGGCCTATGAAAAAGGCATTGAGTTCGGATGTCTGGTGGATCCCGATGTCCCGGTCTTCCTCAATGGAGATCCGGGCAGGCTGCGCCAGATCCTGACCAACCTTGCCGGTAATTCAATTAAATTCACAGATAAAGGTGAGGTGTTTGTCCAGGTAACCAGAAAAGCAGACAAGACTGATAACGGGGTTGAACTGCTCTTCTCCGTCAAGGACACAGGTATCGGTATTGCCAAAGATAAAATTGACTCTCTTTTTGACTCCTATACCCAGGCAGATGCATCTGTAACCCGCAAGTACGGCGGCACCGGTTTAGGACTGGCCATATCCAAGCAGCTTACGGAACTGATGGGCGGCAGGATCTGGGCTGAAAGCAAAGAAGGGCAAGGTACTACCTTTTTCTTTACCTCGGTCTTCAAACAATCCGCCTCCCCGGCCCAGGAGGCGGACTTAGGTCTTGATATCCGGGGAAAAAGCATTCTGGTGGTGGATGACAACCCCATGAACCAGAAGGTGCTGAACGCTTTTTTAACTTCCATGGAGTGCTCTTTCCACGGGGTCAGGGACGGATTTGCCGCCCTGAAACTGCTCTCAGAGCAGCCGGACCGGTTTGACCTGGCCATCATTGATTTTCAGGCATCCGGGATTCCGGGAAGTGAACTGGGTCGCAAGATCCGCGAGACCCACAGTGCCGAAAAGCTGGCCCTGGTAATGATCGCCTCTGCCGGCCGCAGGGGGGATGCAGACAAACTCAAGCACATCGGCTTCCAGGGATTCCTGACAAAGCCAGTGAAAAAAGCCCAGGTTCTGGATTGTATCCGCACGGTACTCAACCCGGAACACGGGGGCACCCTTGTTACCCGGTATACGCTGAAGGAGATGCGCCACCAGGCTGACAGAACCGGGGCGCAGGCCAGGCACATCCTGCTGGTGGAAGATAATAAAATCAACCAGAAGGTGGTCACAAAGATGCTGGAGACATTAGGCCATAAGGTCAGCATAGCGGTCAACGGACAGGAGGCAGTTAATGCCGTAAAAGACCACTTTGATGTATTTGACTTGATTCTGATGGATAATCAGATGCCGGTTATGGGTGGCGAAGAGGCATGTCGCCGGATCCGGGCCATGGAGCAGAACAGTCCCTTTCACACCCCTATTATTGCGCTCACGGCCAATGCCATGAAAGGCGACCGCGAAAGGTTTCTGTCTGCGGGCATGGACGGATATCTGAGCAAACCGGTTAAAAAGAATGACCTGGCCGAAACCCTGGCTGAAATTTTATAA